The nucleotide window aatgcagtgttttgtagcctataaaacgcatttcacgttcatcactcagttttggtaggctacaggcctatgccttgagtggtcgctgcccctttaaatgcgtgggattttaaattacgttttaactccatgctgattttgttgatgaacagcaccgtctttgattcagtttttctaccgtttaaataaacgacacacgcgcacttgtgtggttggtaaggaattgttttcaatagttttcttgcaattcccacacaaagatagcctactaagccaaggttccattaaaaatgtgtctttgaTTAGAccttcgttgctgatcggtggaataatgttattattgtaggctatgacagcgccagcatcagagacagaagcttaggctacacactaatgaaatctgcagttgcctgttaacattttcatctgaattagatctacatgcggaggtgagataagtagcctagtgcaaagttgaactgagagagttgccaatctaacggactgaacgtagcctatatttcttagcttctattagcgataacgataggctatacatctaccgctcctttgctacatgatcaaatatgatcagatgagtgacagaagcaccggatatgaccaacaggcccatgcgagaaacgctggtcctctggtatgataatcagaccatgcaacctgatgcgcgCCTGAAGTtagacgcaggaaacagaaatactgcaaaataataacacgactaaacgacacaaaataatgttataacattcctgtccttctggtcttcgaaaatgaagagagatgttagcatggtttttattttgtaaaccacatttagtctcgtatttattcgtcaacgatattgccttataaatttaattatagtcatcgtcacatggccagcatttacgttgcgtctcgtctcgttatagtcacgtgaaaaaagttcgttgacgactatatttagtcataattttcgttgacgaaagcaacactagCCGCAGCCTTATTTTGAGCCAACAGTAAGAATGTTGGTCTCTGAATTTGGAGATTGGGCAAAAAGAGACTATTATCTTTGGTACCTTTGTTAGATATTCCTTCATCGCAACTAGATATGTTTTGTCTCGTTCTAGATTGCGACCTTGTATCCTTATACTTCCGGCAATAACCCTGCATCCAGGCTGGCGATTGGGATCAAAGCCAAACTGTATCCCAGCAACTTGCAGAAACCTAGAACAGTCATAATTATATTTTACTGCAACAATTGGGCAtacagtagtaggcctacaccataCACAATGGTACACAGCACTTGATAAATGTCACCAAAAGCCTCATTTACATGACACAGGTTCAGTTTAATGACCACATTACTTGGTGCTTAACAAGAACCCACGTCTACTTGCCAACAGTAGTTCCCAACCAAACCCATTACAGATCTTTTACTTATGAACTTCACACTGTTTTGATTTACCTCCCATCCAGGGCAGGGTATCTGCTGACTGCATTTTCCAGGCACTCATAAAGTTGCTGCCCAGTGGCTTCCACCACCAGAACCAGATCCTTCATGGGCAGAATCTGCAGCAGGTCACGCATAGTCAGTTTACCGGCAGGGTGCAGGCGGTCAGAACGCAGAGTTCCTGTCAAGAGCAGCCAAAGTTCTCTTATCACATACAAATGGGCAAGACGTTTTTTACCCTCTCAGAATAGGCTACTGATGTGAAATCACAATACAGTCATTCAAAAATGtcctaataaaaaaaagaaaatcaaacatATTTTTGACATTCCAACATAAAATTTCACTTCTTGTACTTTTTTGATTTCATTCTGTGGTTTACGGGTAGACATACAAATAATCTGCGTAGTGTGTATTCTGGAATACAATGGAGCCTCTGATATCATTGTTCTTATTGACAATAATGATGTCCATTTTTACTCTTCAACAGCCTGCTCATTGCCATCAAAGACCCACACATACCTCCTTCACCTCAAACAACAGTTAAAACAAAAGCTACCCGAGCTGAGTGCATATGAACCTGAATTCAACAATGCCACCTCTGCATGGGTGGCCTCCAGCATGGCGTTGGTGATCAGATTGCCAAGGCTGCATTCTCTGTATCGAACTGTTGCACACCGGCCATCTAACTCCACATCAGTGTGGCAGAGCACATCCTCGAGCATGTGCTGAAACAGAATGGGTTGCATTGTTTTAATCCCATAGTAACCGTATGGTGTGGTGTCCCCTGAAATACAATCACTAAATCAGCACATACACTTGTGTTCCTCTTAAACTTCTTAAAGACTTTGAATGACCACTTGAAATGCAATTAGATACATATGCCCTTGTCTATTTTTtgtttcaaaaacaaaacaaaacaaaatactcTCTAATACCTACTACAAACTTACCTGTATGTTATCATTATATGTGTCCACAATGCCTTTGACATTTTGGTCTTCCTCTATAACACTTGTAATATCTATTCTATCAACACTGTACTCGTAAGTCAGGTCAGCCTTCCTCTTGATGTCAACTCTTGACAAATGTCTGAAATCAGATCCGCTCTTCACTATCCAGATCCCACTCACTTCTCGAACCCCATACTCATGATCATGGCCTCCAAGTATGAGGTCCAGCCCTTTGGCCTCTGTGGCCAGCCGTATATCATTGGACCATCTCATGTGAGTGAGAGCAATGATCAGCTCAGCTCCGCTCTCTCTGAGCTTTTTGGATAGACGATCAGCAGCCACAACGCAGTCAATGAAATCGATGTTGGCCTTGTCTATGGTACCCAAAGTGTCCAGCCACTCTTCCTCAACTAGCCCCATGACGCCAATTCGGAGCCCGTTCCATTCAATGATGCCGCTTTCGATGCCATGACCCAAAGTCTGTGAAGTGAATTTATCATAGACATTGCTGAGAAACCAAGGGAAGTTCATTTGTGTCCTCACTTCTTCGAGCCTATCAACGCCAAAATCAAACTCATGGTTTCCTGAAAAtaaggggggaaaaacacaaaGGCTCAACTGTTAACAAATATTTTCAAAGTGGGAAACAAGCCAGAACTGAGATATGGACAAGTTGATGTCACATGCCTGTTTTTTCTGTACCGTTATTTTCTAAACATGTTTACTGTAGATGCTGCATGCCTAATGATTgacatataaaaaaataattggTGTTTTTCATTTATCCTTTTCTAAATATTCTTGTTAGGCTAGTTTATGGCTTAACAGGTAACATACGTACCATACACAGCACAATGAACCCTGAGCTCATTGAGAATATCTATCATGTGTCTTCCTTTTGTAATTGTGCTTAGAAGAGATGGACTTAAACAGTCACCACTGAAAACAATAAATGGGTTTAAATGTTGAAATTCCTTTAATGCTGATGCAAATCtggaagagagtgggagaattATGGCATCAAAACACCTCATTGAGCTGTGAAGGCACTTTATTCATTCAAaggctaggcctatgtgttCCTTTGTAGAATTCATAAATTTGCTTATAATAAAATACTGACATTGCTGTCCTTCATTCTTATGGCTCTTCAACAAGCTACAGTAACATTAACATTAGCTATGTAGCAAGGGATAATAGCACAAATGACCAGTGTTGACAGGCCTAGACTATGttaaatagcctactatttaGCAAATTAAACATGAACAATCCTCAggctaggctataggctactaacAAATGACAATCACACAAAAACAGGCCAGTCAATGGTGAGGTGAGTAGCCTAGGCATTGTTCAGCTATAAAGTCACTAAAATTAACGTTAATTTTGCATTAATCATAACTTAACTATGCCATAATAGCTAACGTTGTCTGCACGCATGTTGATGCCAATGATAGGCAGGCCTACCTTGCAGCTCCACCAACTGGTTCATCTGATCTTGCCTCTATTTCGTAAACATCGTTAAAATGCAAAATAGTGATTGTAGCTCCAAGCTCCACAACAGGACTGCGAAATTTGCTTTCTGGGACCTGTGTCATCACATAATTGTCAGACATTGCTCTCGACCTATTTTGATAATGGCAAAACTTTGTAGAACTGTTGACGTTACTATGGAGATCCTGACATTCGACAAATTCAGTCATTTATGTCTCGAAAGTGCCATCATTTATTCTCACTTTAGgacatttgaaaatgttttggtaCTTTTAAGTCTCTGGTCTTATAAATCTAGCTAGGGAGAatgagaaaaacaacattttaacaAAACCTTAAAGGATTTGAATGGAGATAAAGGGTTCTaatcagagagaaaggggaCAAATCTATTTCTGAATCTCTTTATGCACGCGGGGTTTTCGATAGACAATGCCATAGGCTAATCAACCAGCTGTGTGGGGCAGGTGTCTGTTTAAATGAAGGTAGTTTATGAATGATGCGCATAGGAAATAGTCAAGCTGATTCAGACTATCCATTATCCTATTGGTACAGATCATCCTTTCAAGCTTTGAAGATGCTGTTGCCTTTAAACGTCTAGATATCTCTGCGCTACGCGTGGACGATGCTACACAAGACATTCCACTTAGAAACGGGTCTCTGCTGAAGTGAAGGTGACTCGCCTCGGAGTCGTGGTGATGCAGAGAGGAGCTGCGAGAGCTTCAGTAGTCCTGCGCGCTACGGGTTACTAAGGAAAACACTCGCTGTAACATCTTAACAGGCTACAACATCGCTACTGTGTAACATAGA belongs to Sardina pilchardus chromosome 16, fSarPil1.1, whole genome shotgun sequence and includes:
- the LOC134060280 gene encoding trifunctional nucleotide phosphoesterase protein YfkN-like; this encodes MNQLVELQGNHEFDFGVDRLEEVRTQMNFPWFLSNVYDKFTSQTLGHGIESGIIEWNGLRIGVMGLVEEEWLDTLGTIDKANIDFIDCVVAADRLSKKLRESGAELIIALTHMRWSNDIRLATEAKGLDLILGGHDHEYGVREVSGIWIVKSGSDFRHLSRVDIKRKADLTYEYSVDRIDITSVIEEDQNVKGIVDTYNDNIQHMLEDVLCHTDVELDGRCATVRYRECSLGNLITNAMLEATHAEVALLNSGTLRSDRLHPAGKLTMRDLLQILPMKDLVLVVEATGQQLYECLENAVSRYPALDGRFLQVAGIQFGFDPNRQPGCRVIAGSIRIQGRNLERDKTYLVAMKEYLTKGKDGYSMFTHCPQKCDLETAQVLSTIVINHFESGNIVQGLKACKSGHRMGLIKVNSIPSVTAIERSADVPVAMVPGVEGRIFHIHTESQSE